A region of Streptomyces sp. NBC_01788 DNA encodes the following proteins:
- a CDS encoding GAF and ANTAR domain-containing protein, which yields MDWREFAEQMAQLARRLLAQDSTQETLDEIVRAAVELIDGCEASGILAVRKGRAVTLAASGDLVVESDRLQGEAGEGPCFDAARRVDGDRLFRIADLTRPQPAWPRYAPAARDLGIGSMMGFLLYTQDQDFGALNLYSSRPGSFTKDSETAGWLLASHAAVAVAGARTVDQLEHALDTRHAIGEAMGILRERHGLSEEDAFAVLRRISQHHNIKIRDLAQTIRTDASKEA from the coding sequence ATGGACTGGCGTGAGTTCGCCGAGCAGATGGCCCAGCTCGCCCGGCGCCTGCTGGCCCAGGACTCCACTCAGGAGACACTCGACGAGATCGTCCGGGCGGCCGTCGAACTGATCGACGGGTGCGAGGCCTCCGGGATCCTGGCGGTGCGCAAGGGGCGCGCCGTGACGCTGGCCGCCAGCGGGGACCTGGTCGTGGAGTCCGACCGGTTGCAGGGCGAGGCGGGCGAGGGGCCCTGCTTCGACGCGGCCCGCCGCGTCGACGGCGACCGGCTGTTCCGCATCGCCGACCTCACCCGGCCGCAGCCGGCGTGGCCGCGGTACGCGCCGGCCGCCCGCGACCTGGGCATCGGCAGCATGATGGGTTTCCTGCTGTACACCCAGGACCAGGACTTCGGGGCACTCAACCTGTACTCCAGCCGTCCCGGCTCCTTCACCAAGGACAGCGAGACAGCGGGCTGGCTGCTCGCCTCGCACGCCGCCGTCGCCGTGGCGGGTGCCAGAACCGTCGACCAGCTCGAACACGCGTTGGATACCCGGCACGCCATCGGCGAGGCCATGGGCATCCTGCGGGAGCGGCACGGCCTGAGCGAGGAGGACGCCTTCGCCGTCCTGCGCCGCATCTCCCAGCACCACAACATCAAGATCCGCGACCTCGCCCAGACCATCCGCACCGACGCCAGCAAAGAAGCCTGA
- a CDS encoding SRPBCC family protein gives MYATRLSRRVRATPAAVYRALTDPDAVARWRVPDGMTAHVHEFDAREGGTFRVSLSYDEPGARGKSGARTDTYRGHFARLVPGRLVVEVLAFETDEDSLHGTMTMTTSLAEADGGTEVVIVHEGIPDEVPRADNELGTRMALDNLARLVESDVQDGT, from the coding sequence ATGTATGCCACACGGCTCTCACGGCGGGTGCGGGCCACTCCCGCCGCCGTCTACCGGGCCCTCACCGACCCCGACGCGGTGGCGAGATGGCGCGTCCCCGACGGAATGACCGCTCATGTCCACGAGTTCGACGCCCGCGAGGGCGGCACGTTCCGGGTGTCCCTCTCCTACGACGAGCCGGGCGCCCGGGGCAAGTCGGGTGCCCGCACGGACACCTACCGGGGGCACTTCGCCCGGCTCGTGCCCGGTCGCCTGGTGGTCGAGGTGCTCGCGTTCGAGACCGACGAGGACTCCCTGCACGGCACGATGACGATGACCACGTCACTGGCCGAGGCGGACGGCGGGACGGAGGTCGTCATCGTGCACGAGGGCATCCCCGACGAGGTGCCGCGCGCGGACAACGAGCTGGGGACGCGGATGGCCCTGGACAACCTCGCCCGGCTGGTGGAGAGCGACGTCCAGGACGGCACGTAG
- a CDS encoding fructosamine kinase family protein, giving the protein MTGRAATRRGSSAGNSAEVTLDDGRVVVVKRGGEPEAVRAEAAGLCWLAEAGAVRVPAVHGHDRRWLVTGRVPSGRPGPGAAERFGRDLAALHAAGAPAFGAAPPGGPREAYIGLAPMRNVPGTDWPGWYTEHRVLPYLRRAADDGILRPTEAAVIERALERLPERAGPAEPPARLHGDLWNGNVLWGADGEVWLIDPAAHGGHRETDLAMLQLFGCPHLDRVLDGYQQAAPLADGWADRVGLHQLFPLLVHTVLFGRGYAEQAVAAARGVGG; this is encoded by the coding sequence CTGACCGGACGTGCGGCGACCCGACGGGGCTCGTCGGCGGGGAACTCCGCCGAGGTGACCCTCGACGACGGCCGCGTGGTCGTGGTCAAGCGCGGTGGGGAGCCGGAGGCGGTGCGCGCGGAGGCCGCCGGGCTGTGCTGGCTCGCCGAGGCGGGCGCGGTGCGGGTCCCCGCCGTGCACGGCCACGACCGCCGGTGGCTGGTCACCGGCCGGGTTCCGTCCGGCCGGCCCGGTCCGGGAGCGGCGGAACGGTTCGGCCGTGACCTGGCCGCCCTGCACGCCGCCGGGGCGCCCGCGTTCGGTGCCGCCCCGCCCGGCGGGCCGCGCGAGGCGTACATCGGGCTCGCGCCGATGCGCAACGTGCCCGGCACCGACTGGCCGGGCTGGTACACCGAGCACCGGGTGCTCCCCTATCTGCGCCGCGCGGCCGACGACGGCATCCTGCGCCCCACCGAGGCGGCCGTGATCGAGCGCGCGCTGGAACGGCTGCCCGAACGGGCCGGGCCCGCCGAGCCGCCCGCGCGACTCCACGGCGACCTGTGGAACGGCAACGTGCTGTGGGGTGCGGACGGCGAGGTGTGGCTGATCGACCCGGCCGCGCACGGCGGCCACCGCGAGACCGACCTGGCGATGCTCCAGCTCTTCGGCTGCCCGCACCTGGACCGGGTACTGGACGGATACCAGCAGGCCGCGCCGCTCGCCGACGGCTGGGCGGACCGTGTCGGACTGCACCAGCTCTTCCCACTGCTGGTGCACACGGTGCTCTTCGGGCGCGGATACGCCGAACAGGCGGTCGCCGCGGCCCGTGGCGTCGGCGGCTGA
- a CDS encoding low molecular weight protein-tyrosine-phosphatase produces MHICFVCSGNICRSPSAALVFAERLRRAGLTDAVRVSSAGIGPWHVGEAIDERAGEALIRHGYPVRHVAAQVGAEHLDADLLLAMDRDHEKALRRIVDEPSRVRLLRSFDPRAIGDLDVPDPYYGGPEGFEEVLAMIEAATPGLLDWVRERLPA; encoded by the coding sequence GTGCACATCTGTTTCGTCTGCAGCGGGAACATCTGCCGGTCGCCGTCCGCGGCGCTGGTGTTCGCCGAGCGGTTGCGCCGGGCGGGGCTCACGGACGCGGTCCGGGTCAGCAGTGCCGGCATCGGCCCCTGGCACGTCGGTGAGGCCATCGACGAGCGGGCCGGCGAGGCGCTGATCCGGCACGGCTACCCGGTGCGGCACGTCGCCGCCCAGGTCGGCGCCGAGCACCTGGACGCCGACCTGCTCCTGGCCATGGACCGCGACCACGAGAAGGCGCTGCGGCGGATCGTCGACGAACCGTCCCGGGTGCGGCTGCTGCGCTCGTTCGACCCGCGGGCGATCGGCGACCTGGACGTGCCCGACCCGTACTACGGCGGCCCGGAGGGCTTCGAAGAGGTACTGGCCATGATCGAGGCCGCGACCCCGGGCCTGCTCGACTGGGTGCGCGAGCGCCTGCCCGCGTGA
- a CDS encoding lipoprotein, whose product MVVLLLGGALTACSGAHESASAVRATDATGTAVRSGGTIGARGSVCELPVTFDIAESWKAEAVNPTAVGDSPAGKEVADALLRQGPVTTVCEVDAKPAGNIGFLRVFTGSPDAGDASTVLRAFVAAEKDVSEETYRSFTTGGLEGVEVEYLRTSEFLDESKKARALAVSTDQGPVVLHLGGMDTEEHEQMLPAYELARRTLRGA is encoded by the coding sequence GTGGTGGTACTGCTGCTGGGCGGCGCGCTGACGGCCTGTTCGGGGGCGCATGAGAGTGCCTCCGCCGTGCGGGCGACGGACGCGACGGGCACGGCCGTCCGCAGCGGGGGCACGATCGGCGCCCGGGGTTCGGTGTGCGAGCTTCCCGTCACCTTCGACATCGCCGAGAGCTGGAAGGCCGAGGCGGTGAATCCGACGGCAGTCGGCGACTCCCCCGCCGGCAAGGAGGTCGCAGACGCGCTGCTGCGCCAGGGCCCGGTGACCACCGTGTGCGAGGTCGACGCCAAGCCCGCGGGGAACATCGGTTTCCTCCGCGTGTTCACCGGCTCCCCGGACGCGGGGGACGCGAGCACGGTGCTGCGGGCCTTCGTGGCCGCGGAGAAGGACGTGAGCGAGGAGACGTACCGCTCGTTCACGACGGGCGGGCTCGAAGGCGTCGAAGTCGAGTACCTGCGCACGAGCGAGTTCCTGGACGAGTCGAAGAAGGCACGCGCCCTCGCCGTGAGCACGGACCAGGGTCCCGTGGTCCTGCACCTCGGCGGCATGGACACCGAGGAACACGAACAGATGCTCCCCGCCTACGAACTCGCCAGGCGGACTCTGCGCGGTGCGTGA
- a CDS encoding glycerol-3-phosphate dehydrogenase/oxidase, with protein MSLGTGPAAPARTDPGTSLTAARRARELARTVGGPAVDVLVVGLGATGAGAALDAAARGLSVAAIDAHDLAFGTSRWSSKLVHGGLRYLASAQFDVAHESAVERGVLMERTAPHLVGAQPFVLPLTPLVSRGQAALARAGFRAGDGLRLAARTARATLPVPRRLSVVETRHLAPAVRGAGLRGGLLSWDGRLTDDARLVTALARTAAGRGARVLTRVRALELTGSGARVRDELTGEEGEIRARAVINASGVWAGGLVDGIRVRPSRGTHLVLRPGVLGPLPAGLHIPVPGETNRFVLVLPQDDGRVYVGLTDEPVEGGVPDVPEVPESDIGFLLDVLASALDVPVLRDDVAGAFAGLRPLLDTTSANGSDSAPRTADISRRHAVLTSPDGVVTVVGGKLTTYRRMAEDAVDTAVAAQGLGAGPSPTASLPLVGAASPQALAALRAPRRLVRLYGTEAPAVHALGARDPHLRAPVLEGHPVTRAELLWAAHHEGALDESDLLDRRTRIGLIPSDRTRALEAAREVLGETLGSR; from the coding sequence ATGAGCCTCGGCACCGGCCCGGCCGCCCCCGCCCGCACGGATCCGGGCACCTCGCTCACCGCCGCCCGCCGCGCCCGCGAACTGGCCAGGACCGTCGGCGGTCCGGCCGTGGACGTCCTGGTCGTCGGCCTGGGCGCGACCGGCGCCGGGGCCGCGCTGGACGCCGCGGCGCGCGGACTGTCCGTCGCCGCGATCGACGCGCACGACCTGGCCTTCGGCACCTCACGCTGGAGTTCCAAACTCGTCCACGGCGGACTGCGCTACCTCGCCTCCGCCCAGTTCGACGTCGCCCACGAGAGCGCGGTCGAACGCGGTGTGCTGATGGAACGCACCGCTCCTCATCTGGTCGGTGCCCAGCCGTTCGTGCTGCCCCTCACCCCGCTGGTCTCGCGCGGGCAGGCCGCCCTGGCCCGGGCCGGCTTCCGGGCGGGCGACGGGCTGCGGCTGGCGGCGCGCACCGCCCGCGCCACCCTGCCGGTGCCGCGCAGGCTGTCCGTGGTGGAGACCCGCCACCTCGCACCCGCCGTGCGTGGCGCCGGGCTGCGCGGCGGGCTGCTGTCCTGGGATGGGCGGCTGACCGACGACGCCCGTCTGGTGACCGCGCTCGCCCGGACGGCGGCGGGGCGCGGCGCCCGCGTCCTGACCCGGGTCCGGGCCCTGGAACTCACCGGCTCGGGGGCCCGGGTGCGGGACGAACTGACCGGCGAGGAGGGCGAGATCCGGGCCCGCGCCGTGATCAACGCCTCCGGGGTGTGGGCGGGCGGCCTGGTGGACGGCATCCGGGTCCGGCCCTCGCGCGGTACCCACCTCGTGCTGCGCCCCGGCGTGCTCGGTCCGCTGCCGGCCGGGCTGCACATCCCGGTCCCCGGGGAGACCAACCGCTTCGTCCTGGTCCTGCCGCAGGACGACGGCCGGGTCTACGTCGGGCTCACCGACGAGCCCGTCGAGGGCGGCGTCCCGGACGTACCGGAGGTCCCTGAGTCCGACATCGGCTTCCTGCTCGACGTGCTGGCCTCGGCCCTCGACGTGCCCGTACTCCGCGACGACGTGGCCGGGGCCTTCGCGGGTCTGCGGCCGCTGCTGGACACGACGTCGGCGAACGGATCCGACTCGGCGCCCCGGACCGCGGACATCTCCCGCAGGCACGCGGTGCTCACCTCGCCGGACGGCGTGGTCACCGTGGTGGGCGGCAAGCTCACCACGTACCGGCGCATGGCCGAGGACGCCGTCGACACCGCCGTAGCCGCGCAAGGACTCGGCGCGGGCCCCTCCCCCACGGCCTCCCTCCCCCTCGTCGGCGCCGCGTCACCACAGGCTCTGGCCGCGCTGCGGGCCCCGCGCCGCCTGGTCCGCCTCTACGGCACGGAGGCACCGGCCGTCCACGCCCTGGGCGCTCGGGATCCGCACCTGCGTGCCCCCGTACTGGAGGGCCACCCCGTCACCCGCGCCGAACTCCTCTGGGCCGCACACCACGAGGGCGCCCTCGACGAGTCCGACCTCCTGGACCGCCGCACCCGAATCGGCCTGATCCCCTCCGACCGGACAAGAGCGCTGGAGGCCGCCCGAGAGGTGCTGGGCGAGACTCTGGGCTCCCGGTGA
- a CDS encoding TetR/AcrR family transcriptional regulator, whose product MTPIRHNGPAGPDRADRPGRSDGDPVLDAVRDCVLAVGVRRTTLTDVARRAGVSRMTLYRRWPDVRSLVGDLMTREWIAVAVGAMPERAPGTTARTLIVDGLVAGVRAFRAHPLFRKIVDVDPELLLPYVLDRRGASQEALLSLLADHLRDGHDDGSVRTGHTERQARSLLLVVQSFTLSLRTMTEEDDPGLDGEAFLAELRTILERTLTP is encoded by the coding sequence ATGACGCCCATTCGTCACAATGGCCCGGCCGGGCCGGACCGCGCAGACCGCCCCGGCCGCTCGGACGGTGATCCCGTTCTCGACGCCGTGCGCGACTGCGTCCTGGCCGTCGGCGTACGGCGTACGACCCTGACGGACGTGGCCCGCCGCGCGGGCGTGTCCCGGATGACGCTCTACCGCCGCTGGCCCGATGTGCGGTCCCTGGTCGGCGACCTGATGACGCGGGAGTGGATCGCCGTGGCCGTCGGGGCGATGCCGGAACGCGCGCCCGGGACGACCGCGCGCACGCTGATCGTCGACGGGCTGGTGGCCGGGGTGAGGGCGTTCCGCGCCCACCCGCTCTTCCGCAAGATCGTCGACGTGGACCCCGAACTGCTGCTCCCCTATGTGCTGGATCGCCGGGGAGCCAGCCAGGAGGCCCTGCTGTCCCTGCTCGCCGACCACCTGCGCGACGGCCACGACGACGGGTCGGTGCGTACCGGCCACACCGAACGTCAGGCGCGGTCCCTGCTGCTGGTCGTGCAGTCCTTCACGCTGTCGCTGCGCACCATGACCGAGGAGGACGACCCCGGCCTGGACGGCGAGGCCTTCCTCGCGGAACTGCGGACCATCCTGGAGAGGACCCTGACGCCATGA
- a CDS encoding FAD-binding oxidoreductase has protein sequence MDMLWSGWGDPARATPLPDSVTGLLRDLLGVKPRESGPVALEAIRVPASPLTADALRALGEAVGGEAHIRTDDESRIRHTRGRSTLDLLRIRDGDVTDVPAAVVLPADHDDVLAVLRACGAHGLALVPFGGGTSVVGGLAPERRRPFVALDLRRMNRLLALDPVSRTATLQTGLRGPDAEALLAEHGFTLGHFPQSYEWATLGGFAAARSSGQASAGYGRFDEMVLGLALATPEGTVEAGRAPRSAAGPDLRQLVLGSEGAFGVITSVTVRLRPLPQTRVYEGWRFASFEQGAAALRRLAQDGPRPTVLRLSDETETLIGLAQPDAIGSQDSQRGAGCQAIAGYEGTAEDTAHRRRRAAAVLREGGGTCLGEEPGERWAHGRYSAPYLRDSLLDAGAFAETLETAAFWSRIPGLYAAVREALTTTLAESGTPPLVMCHISHVYENGASLYFTVVSAQGDDPVAHWAPAKRAANEAILAAGGTISHHHGVGTDHRDGYVREAGPLGVAALRAVKRRLDPDSLLNPGVLLPLD, from the coding sequence ATGGACATGCTGTGGAGCGGCTGGGGCGACCCGGCCAGGGCCACACCGCTGCCCGACTCGGTGACCGGACTCCTGCGCGACCTGCTCGGCGTCAAGCCGCGCGAGTCCGGGCCGGTCGCCCTGGAGGCGATCCGCGTCCCCGCCTCACCGCTGACCGCGGACGCGCTCCGCGCCCTGGGCGAGGCCGTCGGCGGCGAGGCGCACATCCGCACCGACGACGAATCCCGGATCCGCCACACCCGTGGCAGGTCCACCCTCGATCTGCTGCGCATCAGAGACGGCGACGTCACGGACGTCCCGGCCGCCGTGGTGCTCCCCGCGGACCACGACGACGTACTCGCCGTGCTGCGCGCCTGCGGCGCCCACGGCCTCGCGCTGGTCCCGTTCGGCGGCGGCACCTCCGTCGTCGGCGGTCTCGCCCCCGAACGGCGGCGTCCCTTCGTCGCCCTGGACCTGCGCCGGATGAACCGGCTGCTCGCCCTGGACCCGGTCTCCCGTACCGCCACCCTGCAAACGGGCCTGCGCGGCCCGGACGCGGAGGCTCTGCTGGCCGAACACGGCTTCACGCTCGGCCATTTCCCCCAGTCCTACGAGTGGGCGACCCTCGGCGGTTTCGCCGCCGCCCGCTCCAGCGGGCAGGCCTCGGCCGGGTACGGGCGCTTCGACGAGATGGTGCTCGGCCTCGCCCTCGCCACGCCCGAGGGCACGGTCGAGGCCGGCCGCGCCCCGCGCTCGGCGGCCGGACCCGACCTGCGCCAGCTCGTCCTCGGCTCCGAGGGCGCGTTCGGCGTCATCACCTCGGTGACCGTGCGCCTGCGTCCCCTCCCGCAGACCCGCGTGTACGAGGGCTGGCGCTTCGCCTCCTTCGAGCAGGGTGCCGCGGCCCTGCGCCGGCTCGCCCAGGACGGGCCGCGCCCGACCGTGCTGCGCCTGTCCGACGAGACCGAGACCCTGATCGGCCTCGCCCAGCCCGACGCCATCGGCTCCCAGGACAGCCAACGGGGCGCCGGCTGCCAGGCGATCGCCGGCTACGAGGGCACCGCCGAGGACACCGCGCACCGCAGGCGGCGGGCCGCGGCCGTGCTGCGCGAGGGCGGCGGCACCTGCCTGGGCGAGGAACCGGGGGAGCGCTGGGCCCACGGCCGCTACTCGGCGCCCTACCTGCGCGACTCCCTCCTGGACGCGGGCGCGTTCGCCGAGACGCTGGAGACCGCCGCCTTCTGGTCCCGGATCCCCGGGCTGTACGCCGCTGTCCGGGAGGCGCTGACCACCACGCTCGCCGAGTCGGGCACCCCGCCCCTGGTGATGTGCCACATCTCGCACGTCTACGAGAACGGCGCCTCGCTGTACTTCACCGTGGTCAGCGCCCAGGGCGACGACCCGGTGGCGCACTGGGCGCCCGCCAAGCGGGCCGCGAACGAGGCGATCCTCGCCGCGGGCGGCACCATCAGCCACCACCACGGCGTGGGCACCGACCACCGCGACGGATACGTCCGGGAGGCCGGCCCGCTCGGCGTCGCGGCCCTGCGGGCCGTCAAGCGCCGACTGGACCCCGACAGCCTGCTCAACCCGGGCGTCCTGCTGCCCCTCGACTGA
- a CDS encoding YegS/Rv2252/BmrU family lipid kinase has translation MRQFTAIVNPTAGGSAGAAALLRVARLLREAGAGVETEYSRSLTHAQDLARWAGERDRVVLAVGGDGIAGGIGGALSGTATLLGLVPAGRGNDFARALQLPDDPAALASILLHGAPRRVDTVEVESAAHPRTVVLGSVYAGVDALANRHANNSRLLRGAASYYAGGLRAVATWRAATYHVTVDGEEHIHRGYTVVAANSAFYGSGRMIAPGARVDDGLLDVVMIREAPRRLFFTLMNELKSGAHVERPEVRILRGERIRIAADREVPYGADGEVEAVLPVTARVLPGALAVLC, from the coding sequence ATGCGACAGTTCACCGCCATCGTCAACCCCACCGCGGGCGGATCCGCCGGGGCCGCGGCGCTGCTGCGGGTGGCCAGGCTGCTCCGGGAGGCCGGCGCCGGGGTGGAGACCGAGTACAGCCGCAGCCTCACCCACGCCCAGGACCTCGCCCGCTGGGCCGGCGAGCGCGACCGCGTGGTGCTCGCCGTGGGCGGCGACGGCATCGCGGGCGGCATCGGCGGAGCCCTCAGCGGCACCGCCACCCTCCTGGGCCTGGTCCCCGCGGGCCGCGGCAACGACTTCGCCCGCGCGCTCCAACTGCCCGACGATCCTGCCGCGTTGGCCAGCATCCTGCTGCACGGCGCCCCGCGCCGCGTCGACACCGTCGAGGTGGAGTCGGCCGCGCACCCGCGCACCGTCGTCCTCGGCAGCGTGTACGCGGGCGTCGACGCGCTCGCCAACCGGCACGCGAACAACTCCCGGCTGCTGCGCGGCGCCGCCTCCTACTACGCCGGCGGGCTGCGCGCCGTGGCCACCTGGCGGGCGGCGACCTACCACGTGACCGTCGACGGGGAGGAGCACATCCACCGCGGCTACACCGTGGTGGCCGCCAACTCCGCCTTCTACGGCTCCGGTCGCATGATCGCGCCCGGCGCCCGCGTCGACGACGGCCTGCTCGACGTGGTGATGATCCGCGAGGCACCACGACGGCTCTTCTTCACGCTGATGAACGAGCTGAAGTCGGGCGCGCACGTCGAGCGCCCCGAGGTGCGGATCCTGCGGGGCGAACGGATCCGGATCGCCGCCGACCGGGAGGTGCCCTACGGCGCCGACGGCGAGGTCGAGGCGGTGCTGCCCGTCACGGCCCGTGTGCTGCCCGGCGCGCTCGCCGTGCTGTGCTGA
- a CDS encoding transglycosylase family protein, protein MNDRQNIDGAPGRPPRRRALRGTLLAAATTAALAGGPQATAGPNVGLGPDWDAIAACESSGDWRANTGNGYYGGLQFRQSSWVAAGGLKYARRADLASRREQIAVAGRLAVLQGMSAWGCS, encoded by the coding sequence ATGAATGATCGGCAGAACATCGACGGAGCCCCCGGCCGCCCCCCTCGCCGTCGCGCGCTGCGCGGGACCCTGCTGGCCGCGGCGACCACCGCGGCACTGGCCGGCGGTCCCCAGGCGACGGCGGGCCCGAACGTCGGCCTCGGTCCCGACTGGGACGCCATCGCCGCCTGCGAGTCCAGCGGCGACTGGAGGGCCAACACCGGCAACGGGTACTACGGCGGGCTCCAGTTCCGCCAGTCCAGCTGGGTGGCCGCGGGCGGCCTGAAGTACGCGCGCCGGGCGGACCTGGCCTCGCGCCGTGAGCAGATCGCCGTGGCCGGGCGGCTGGCCGTCCTCCAGGGGATGTCGGCCTGGGGCTGTTCCTGA
- a CDS encoding hydrogenase maturation protein, whose product MDILLVASAFNSLSQRVYAELTDHGHHVDVVLAAHGPDAVRAAVTGTNPELVIAPMLKTALPEDVWREHPCLIVHPGPPGDRGPSSLDWAIADQAPEWGVTVLQAEAAMDAGDIWAAVPFPTAPVGKSDLYRNEASDAAVTAVLLAVRRYAEGSFKPLPQSDPSIGVVRRGFLRQERRRVDWENDSTATVLRKLRGADSQPGVLDELHGRELFLHGGHPEDQLRGRPGELLATRAGAVCRATRDGAVWIPELRPRKNSGDPAPFKRPAASVLGPTGLPEAAVPLELPPDRSTWTDIRYRQRGEVGFVSFSFPGGAMSTDHCRRLLAAYRHALSRPTPVLVLGCARDFFSNGIHLNAIEASEDPAAESWANLNAMDDLVEAVLRTTDRLVVAALGGNAAAGGVMLALAADEVWCRTGAVLNPHYRRMGLYGSEFWTYSLPRRTGTGTAGRLTTEALPVSAATAHGLGLVDRLVPAPAGEFTTEVDLMAAALADAPDLGRRIDAKASARARDEAVRPLADHRRAELARMHDIFFDPAAPYHALRSAFVRKLPGACARPLTQAPAPLTGGTR is encoded by the coding sequence ATGGACATTCTGCTCGTCGCCAGTGCGTTCAACAGCCTGTCCCAGCGCGTCTACGCCGAACTGACGGACCACGGCCACCACGTCGACGTCGTGCTCGCCGCGCACGGCCCCGACGCCGTCCGTGCCGCCGTCACCGGGACGAACCCGGAGCTCGTCATCGCGCCGATGCTCAAGACCGCGCTGCCCGAGGACGTGTGGCGGGAGCACCCCTGCCTCATCGTGCACCCCGGCCCACCGGGGGACCGCGGTCCCTCCTCGCTGGACTGGGCGATCGCCGACCAGGCACCCGAGTGGGGCGTCACGGTCCTCCAGGCCGAGGCGGCGATGGACGCCGGCGACATCTGGGCGGCCGTGCCGTTCCCCACGGCGCCGGTCGGCAAGAGCGACCTGTACCGCAACGAGGCCTCCGACGCCGCAGTGACCGCCGTACTCCTGGCCGTACGGCGCTACGCGGAGGGCTCCTTCAAACCGCTGCCGCAGAGCGACCCCTCCATCGGCGTCGTCCGGCGCGGCTTCCTGCGCCAGGAGCGGCGCCGCGTCGACTGGGAGAACGACAGCACGGCGACCGTGCTGCGCAAGCTGAGGGGCGCCGACTCGCAGCCCGGAGTCCTCGACGAACTCCACGGCCGTGAACTGTTCCTGCACGGCGGCCACCCGGAGGACCAACTGCGCGGCCGTCCTGGAGAGTTGCTCGCCACCCGGGCGGGAGCGGTGTGCCGGGCCACCCGGGACGGCGCCGTGTGGATCCCGGAACTCAGGCCGCGCAAGAACTCCGGCGACCCCGCCCCCTTCAAACGCCCGGCCGCCTCGGTCCTCGGCCCGACCGGCCTCCCGGAGGCCGCCGTCCCGCTCGAACTGCCCCCGGACCGGAGCACCTGGACCGACATCCGCTACCGGCAGCGCGGCGAGGTCGGCTTCGTCTCCTTCTCCTTCCCCGGCGGCGCGATGAGCACCGACCACTGCCGCAGACTGCTCGCCGCGTACCGCCACGCCCTCTCCCGCCCCACCCCGGTACTCGTCCTCGGCTGCGCCCGCGACTTCTTCTCCAACGGCATCCATCTGAACGCCATCGAGGCGTCCGAGGACCCGGCCGCCGAGTCGTGGGCCAACCTCAACGCCATGGACGACCTGGTCGAGGCGGTGCTGCGCACCACCGACCGGCTGGTCGTCGCCGCGCTCGGCGGCAACGCCGCCGCGGGCGGCGTCATGCTCGCCCTCGCCGCCGACGAGGTGTGGTGCCGCACCGGCGCCGTGCTCAACCCGCACTACCGCCGGATGGGCCTGTACGGCTCGGAGTTCTGGACGTACAGCCTGCCCCGCCGCACCGGCACCGGCACGGCCGGGCGGCTGACCACCGAGGCCCTTCCGGTGAGCGCCGCGACCGCGCACGGCCTCGGCCTGGTGGACCGTCTCGTGCCCGCACCCGCCGGGGAGTTCACCACCGAGGTGGACCTTATGGCGGCCGCGCTCGCCGACGCGCCCGACCTCGGCCGGCGCATCGACGCCAAGGCGTCGGCCCGCGCACGCGACGAGGCCGTACGACCGCTCGCGGACCACCGGCGCGCCGAACTCGCCCGGATGCACGACATCTTCTTCGACCCCGCCGCCCCCTACCACGCACTGCGCTCGGCGTTCGTCCGTAAACTCCCCGGCGCCTGCGCCCGTCCCCTGACCCAGGCCCCCGCCCCGCTCACCGGAGGCACCCGATGA
- a CDS encoding hydrogenase maturation protease, which translates to MTPPPAPRILVAGVGNIFLADDAFGPEVIQALGTRPLPPVVRVRDYGIRGLDLAYELLDGYDTAVLVDAAPRGHRPGTLSLIEAELPDSETGAAAPPEAHGMDPAKVLALAAHLGDGPLPRVLVLACEPQVRPRGDEDIMPGLSDPVRNAVAPAVEALHTMIPVLLADPTATPPLVRTEESAPAHTAALPHLATDAAEDR; encoded by the coding sequence ATGACGCCGCCGCCCGCCCCCCGGATCCTGGTCGCCGGTGTCGGCAACATCTTCCTCGCCGACGACGCCTTCGGCCCCGAGGTGATCCAGGCCCTCGGCACCCGCCCGCTGCCCCCCGTGGTCCGGGTGCGGGACTACGGCATCCGCGGCCTCGACCTTGCCTACGAACTGCTGGACGGCTACGACACGGCCGTCCTCGTCGACGCGGCGCCGCGCGGCCACCGGCCCGGCACCCTGTCCCTGATCGAGGCGGAACTCCCCGACTCGGAGACCGGCGCCGCGGCCCCGCCGGAGGCCCACGGCATGGACCCGGCCAAGGTGCTCGCCCTGGCCGCCCACCTGGGCGACGGGCCGCTCCCGCGCGTCCTCGTGCTCGCCTGCGAGCCCCAGGTGCGGCCCCGCGGCGACGAGGACATCATGCCCGGGCTCAGCGACCCGGTACGGAATGCCGTCGCCCCGGCCGTCGAAGCCCTGCACACCATGATCCCGGTGCTGCTCGCCGACCCCACGGCCACCCCGCCGTTGGTCCGCACGGAGGAATCCGCCCCCGCGCACACGGCTGCGCTCCCGCACCTCGCCACCGACGCGGCCGAAGATCGGTGA